In one Nitrospirota bacterium genomic region, the following are encoded:
- a CDS encoding AbrB/MazE/SpoVT family DNA-binding domain-containing protein produces the protein MAQIITSSVTTKGQITLPKEVRKKWGIRPGRDQVGFRLSPSGRVEVVPVQVEERPWKFSKREWDRIAKLRRERGRVFRSAGEASKFLESL, from the coding sequence ATGGCGCAGATCATAACGTCTTCCGTCACAACGAAGGGGCAGATCACCCTGCCCAAGGAAGTGCGCAAGAAATGGGGGATCCGCCCTGGACGCGATCAGGTGGGTTTTCGGCTTTCGCCGAGCGGCCGGGTGGAAGTGGTCCCGGTTCAGGTGGAGGAGAGGCCGTGGAAATTCAGCAAGAGGGAATGGGACAGGATCGCCAAGCTGAGAAGGGAGCGGGGCAGGGTGTTCCGATCCGCCGGGGAGGCGTCGAAGTTCCTTGAGTCCTTGTAG
- a CDS encoding tyrosine-type recombinase/integrase: protein MRNTIQHAIDAFLDEIRLRPSKETPHTYASALRAFQLFLRGEGIDPRKSALQRLTVDHFLGVPHYLKREHFRKRPNDYTIATYLAVYLSWLRFLIRQEMHPALGRGSERIRAMYRGLRPRGRRLPRALTDREVRIMVRAAYDQTSGRDRQARIKRLRDIALVHTLRCAGGRIGEVVGAVVEDLDSKNRSLRITGKGNRQRLLFFDRFGWDALMAYLDKRGKREPIRSATPAPIFCRHNRGSGEKMHRLSQRGARNVIQALAKDAGIRERVSPHRLRHFVGKRILEKTGDLAATQDLLGHASPVTTRIYSHLVASRLREAHRKAFPE from the coding sequence GTGCGAAACACGATCCAACATGCCATCGACGCCTTTCTGGACGAAATCCGGCTTCGGCCGTCGAAGGAAACACCGCATACGTACGCCTCGGCGTTGCGAGCGTTTCAACTTTTTCTACGAGGGGAGGGGATCGATCCGAGAAAATCGGCGCTCCAACGCCTGACGGTCGATCACTTCCTCGGCGTACCGCACTATCTCAAACGAGAGCATTTCCGGAAGCGCCCGAATGATTACACGATTGCCACCTATCTGGCGGTCTACCTCTCATGGCTCAGGTTCCTTATCCGGCAGGAAATGCACCCGGCACTCGGTCGCGGAAGCGAGCGCATCCGCGCGATGTACCGCGGGCTCAGACCACGAGGTCGGCGCCTCCCCCGTGCGCTGACCGACAGGGAAGTCCGCATCATGGTGCGAGCCGCGTACGACCAGACTTCGGGAAGAGACCGTCAAGCGAGAATCAAGCGCCTGCGGGACATTGCCCTTGTCCACACCCTGCGCTGCGCCGGTGGAAGAATAGGGGAGGTGGTAGGGGCAGTCGTGGAAGATTTGGATTCCAAGAACCGCAGTCTGCGCATTACGGGGAAGGGGAACAGGCAGCGGCTACTGTTCTTCGATCGTTTTGGATGGGACGCGCTGATGGCGTATCTCGACAAGCGTGGGAAGCGGGAACCCATCCGGTCTGCCACGCCGGCGCCCATCTTCTGCCGGCACAACCGGGGCAGCGGCGAGAAAATGCACCGGCTCAGCCAGCGAGGCGCCCGCAACGTCATCCAGGCCCTGGCGAAGGACGCCGGAATCCGCGAACGAGTGAGTCCCCATCGGCTTCGCCATTTTGTAGGGAAGCGAATCCTCGAAAAAACCGGTGATCTGGCCGCGACCCAGGACCTCCTCGGTCATGCCTCGCCGGTGACCACGCGGATCTATTCTCATCTGGTCGCTTCGAGGCTCCGCGAAGCCCACCGCAAAGCCTTCCCGGAGTGA
- a CDS encoding ATP-binding protein — protein MTPYKSRLLVPALERAMKSMPVVVISGMRQAGKTTLVRMDPLFKGRAFVSLDDLAHLEAARRNPEDFVRRAERFTIDEAQRCPELLLAIKREVDEHRRPGQFVLTGSANFLLMRNVSDSLAGRAVYLTLHPFTRSEVRSGGKEEPLLIRIIKALGKGGGGKGSSGQEEAIRNLCARIPERKGIVAPSEILRGGMPSVVLGDAAEPDVWFSGFEQTYLERDLRELRQLPDLLPFRRLLHLTALRTGSILNLTEVGRDARLNHVTTRRYLDLMVLSHIVHEIPPYARSRSARLIKSPKCYLSDSGLAAYLAGVDVETGPGDTWLWGRLLETYVMQNVLAMASSMLPGARVYYWHVQGRYEVDTVIEWKGHTLALEIKGSSRWDNASVAGLMAFKDAHKNCGAAILAYNGREWAEIEKGVFAIPLARLLE, from the coding sequence ATGACTCCCTATAAGTCCCGCCTCCTCGTTCCGGCTCTGGAACGGGCGATGAAGAGCATGCCAGTGGTGGTGATCAGCGGCATGAGACAGGCCGGCAAGACCACCCTCGTGAGGATGGATCCGCTTTTCAAGGGGCGGGCTTTCGTGTCCCTAGACGATCTCGCCCATCTGGAAGCGGCGCGGCGCAATCCGGAGGACTTCGTTCGGCGGGCGGAGCGGTTCACGATAGACGAAGCCCAGCGGTGCCCCGAGCTCCTACTCGCCATCAAGCGGGAGGTGGATGAACACCGCAGGCCGGGACAATTTGTCCTGACCGGTTCGGCCAACTTCCTCCTCATGCGGAACGTCTCGGATTCATTGGCGGGCAGAGCCGTCTACCTCACGCTCCACCCGTTCACCCGGTCGGAAGTGCGATCCGGCGGAAAGGAAGAACCGCTCTTGATCAGGATCATCAAGGCCTTGGGGAAGGGTGGCGGCGGCAAGGGTTCGAGCGGCCAAGAAGAGGCGATCAGGAATTTGTGCGCTCGCATACCGGAGCGGAAGGGAATAGTCGCCCCTTCCGAGATCTTGCGGGGCGGCATGCCGTCGGTGGTCTTAGGGGATGCTGCGGAGCCGGATGTCTGGTTCAGTGGGTTCGAGCAGACCTACTTGGAGCGCGATCTCCGGGAGTTGCGTCAGCTGCCGGACCTGCTTCCGTTTCGTCGACTCCTGCACCTGACGGCCCTGCGGACGGGAAGCATCCTCAACCTGACCGAGGTCGGTCGAGACGCCCGCCTTAACCATGTGACGACGCGCCGCTACCTGGACCTGATGGTCCTTTCGCACATCGTGCATGAGATCCCGCCCTATGCCCGGAGCCGTTCAGCCCGGCTCATCAAGTCCCCGAAATGTTACCTGTCCGATTCCGGCCTGGCGGCGTATCTGGCAGGCGTCGACGTCGAGACGGGACCGGGTGACACTTGGCTTTGGGGGCGCCTGCTCGAAACGTACGTCATGCAGAATGTCTTGGCGATGGCGTCGTCGATGCTGCCGGGGGCTCGGGTCTACTACTGGCACGTCCAAGGTCGATACGAGGTGGATACCGTGATCGAGTGGAAAGGACACACGCTTGCGTTGGAGATCAAGGGGTCATCCAGATGGGACAACGCTTCCGTCGCCGGTCTCATGGCGTTCAAAGATGCCCACAAGAATTGCGGAGCGGCGATTCTGGCCTACAACGGGCGGGAGTGGGCTGAAATCGAAAAGGGTGTCTTCGCCATTCCCTTGGCGAGGTTGCTGGAGTAA